The genomic segment CCAGATGAATCCATTTGTGCACCAGTTTGCAAAATgtcctatgttttttttttactaaatgaaTACATAGAcatgttttgaaaaatttgtgtattttagAGTCATTTAACCCAAGACAATCATCATTGGATTTAAAGACAGCTCAAATATTCATACCTGAATTAACCACACCGTATAAAttaaaacaacattattttgaaGGGTTGGTTATATTAAACATTTAAAGTCTGTTTGGAGTCTGTGGCATGTAGGATAGTAGAGACATCCTTCCTACATGAACCACCAATGACAGACAAGAAATAGGAACAAATTACCGGGGTACTAAGAAATTTCCAGAAATAGGAACATTGTTAAAGCTTAATTCTACAGAATTGTTTTCACAGGAATAGGAACACACAGGTTAAAACTTAAAATGGAAATTTCTTTCCCCAAAAATAGAAATATGTTCCTGTTTAAAGGGAACCCTTGTGAAAGAGTATAGAATCAATGGTTTACAAACGGAGCTGAAATTGACAAAATGGTgcctagatggtcatgcatttgtgatttcagaaaataaaaataaggtgCACAACAAGAGAAGTTAATAAATATGCATAATATGAAAGTAAAAGTGAAATAGGCAAGATGAACTGAGGAAGGAGTTGAAACATGAAAcatgaaatttacatgaaatttttagtgttatgcttttggatttttctctttttatttaaatcaactttttgttgggttggacttgtcctttaaaagaaattattccaagggtaaaagaaataataagataaagaaTTCAATAGCAACACTTGGCCATTAAGTGTTGATTTTAAGGAATAATCCCAAAAAAAATTCCCAATAAatacaattcaaaagaaatgaattcAAGAGAAAAGAAATACTATCAATAGCAACGCTGCATTTAGAGTAATAATTGATTAAGGAATATATGATtgcatattttttgtaattactAAATCCAAGAGTAACAGAAATAATAAGATTACTAATTCATTAccaatttaaatgaaatgaatttaaagagaaaaagaaataagattCAGAATTCAACAGCAGCTCTTAATCATTTAGACATGCAGGCTGCCCAATTCAAaagcatttcaaaatttatagtGTACTAAAAGTGTATCACTTGGTAACTGAATGCGAAACAATGTCATTAAAGGTGAACGGTGAAAACATGTTGGAGGCCCGAATACAATGCTTACCAATAAAAGCACAGAATTGAAATCTCATCACTAAAGTCCTTCTTAAGTATTTCAAAATGTGAATCTAGTCAAATAATTCTGTGTTCTTGTGAACAAAGAGCTGTGCATCAACATGCATGTGATCAAGACGTTTACGGTTCTCAAGGGATCTCATGGTCTCCGCACTCATACACAACGGAGTAGCAGCTATTGGCACACACAGGATACCCTTGGCAAGCTTAGAGAGCCCAGGGAATCGCTTCTCATTTAATCGCCACCAGTTGAGGGCATCTGTTTCTCTGGAAACGGGACGTTCCAACCTGAACAGGTCAATCTCATCCTCTGGCTTAATAATCTTCTTGTTGAACTCGTCTTCTCCAAGTAGTGCAAAGAATGGCGAGTCTTTCTCATCGTTAGCATTCTCATGCTGGTCTTCTCTGTGGTTTTCTGCCAGTTTCTCCTTTAACCCCTCAATCACTGGGACCCGATCCTCATCGGACAGGAAGCGCAGGTGGTGAAATCTCGGATCAATTGCTGCAGCTTGCATCATCAAGGAGCTGGGAAGGATTTCATTCAGCTCACAACGTGCTTTCAGCTCCGCACTCAGGATGTTCCTGAAGACTTGTCCATCTTCGGAAATGTCCTCGGCATTGGGAACATCAATGTGCTGAAGCACTCCATGCATGACTGGTAACCAGCAGGAACCAGACTTGTTCTTGTCATCACCCATTACTGCCACTGCTGCTTTCACACCTTGGAGGGCATGGATGATCTCATGAAGTACCTTCCACTGAGACTCTGTCAGGTTTACTTCCAGGTCTACACCAAGAACTTGCCCAATCACATCCTGTAACTCTGCCAGTTGACAGAACATATCTGATATCACTTGCCATCCACTAGAATTGTCACATATGGTCAGAGTGAGAGATGACTTCTTGTTTTTTAGTGCGTCTCTCAATTGCCTTTGGCAGATACGATCCGTGGAAAGGTGAGTTATGAGTTGCCCAGCATCTTGTATAAGTTTGGTAATAGATGGAATGCCAAGAGCATTCTGGACAGCGATTCCAAGGAGTTCCCCTGCACAAGGTCTGCTCTCCACATTCAGAAAGGCACAAATAGACTTTAATACTTTCAGTCTTTCAGAAGTGTCAGCGACAGACTGCTTACCATCTGTGCCGTACACCATAGCTGGAACATCAGAGATCGTCACACCACAGCTTTGGCACACTTCACTTATTTGCTGTGCAACATCTACATCTGTAGCGTTGGCCTTTAcctgaaaatatacaaataataattcataCTTCAGTTTGTTGTTAACAAATATAAAACAGACCTTGATTGAAGCAcaattttggggaaaaagaaTGCTGAGAGGTACAAGCAGTAGCAGTCATTTGTGTGAGACTATATGGGATTGGTCCTTAAAGGCCAAtcccgggtgggggggggggtgaccaatATTGGAGtgaaaagatttttttagcTTGTCAAACAAATTGCTCCCCAAATGAATACTTTGActcaggcctctacaaaaaaaaaatcatcactgataaaaaaatttgcttgcccaatagaaaaaactgcttgcccgatttttttttcaaaaattcttttgctcttaattatccttttctgtcctggctgaacttgatttactggcgctgcccttggcatttctttatcttgactcttgttcaagttgttctggTCGCCGATCACGACGACAAAAGTCGCCTATTTTAGTCTGAcgactcattgtttatttggtttgaagttgaagccgagtcctggccagggtgaccagatttcacaaaatgaaatacaggacaatcgacaaaaaaaagatcaagaaagaaggctacacagtattagacttgtgaaaaaaatatacagaattggaagggagggtgaacgaaagaaaagagatgaattgagaagaaagaaagaaaaaatgaaggggaaaatgaaggaaataataaaaaatataagaaagttctaataaaaggatgagagagaataaaaatagataaaaaggtttccgtcattctttgaactgaatatagaaagaaaaaagaaaagaaaagggaagatgaataaatgtgtgaaagacaaaataaagaagagaaagacaaaaagaaagaagaaaataggaaggaaggaatgaaggacttagaaagggaaaaaaagtataagggaaaatgaaataaaaaatgaaagaaagaaaggaggaaagagagggaggaaagaatgaagggaggccagaatgaaaaaaaagaagaaaataatggaaggagagaaagaacgaaaataaCGAttggaagggagaaggaatgaaggaaataaaaaaaggaaatgtaataaagaaggcaagtaagagaaagaaggaaagaaagaaaatgaacagagagagaaaggatcaggaaataaaaatagatatgtaacaaaaaaagggcaagaaggaaggatagaaggatagaaaagaaagaaagaggaaaaagttcaaacttcaagcaaataaatacaatccaatcatataacaaaaatcctaatattttattttatatattttttaaattaaaataactaaaatgttttagaaatgaataaaatatgggaCGTCTGGTTACCCTGGTCCTGGCCGAGTCAGTCCAaagcttgcatgcattcagcgcGATCTAGCTCAAGAGTCGACTGGTTCGCGATCGCTCGTGTACGTCCGTACATGTAGAGCATGCGCTcagagggcgagagaggggtttccccagctagctccttcgtcgattagtagcgcatgcgcacagtgtagtttagaaagtaagatggcagcccccatcgaacgggaccgctggcgataaattgtcggtaaattggcgctgatttgatatgtttccactgttttttgactggtatgacattgtatgagagataattgcaattcatcaaaaaattattaaactttactgtcaa from the Lytechinus pictus isolate F3 Inbred chromosome 1, Lp3.0, whole genome shotgun sequence genome contains:
- the LOC129261984 gene encoding zinc finger BED domain-containing protein 4-like, which gives rise to MEVNLIQEAEEPITSEYVNKPVRQIRRRSDVWDFMEYRISKTNRMKYIECKLCGLHLTASSRSGTSNLRNHLLNRHADQYHPDSIPDRHRLKHGHIQKFAEGPFSSSDSPIKVKDEEGGKVSETKPGEAGEMVVDGGADTSTTTSGSAANGTSANGADAMDAITKTRNIAFSQAAKSKALIRLQQSKMKSAMHSNLRKLGCSKFRAQGINNAIFQMVISDLLPVNVIEGVGFRGLIEAFQGGYTFPTVFSIEERLLARLGVGRTKLSERLSSALKIGLTCDLWTDYYNRNFITVTSHVISAEWKNESWVLGTVKVKANATDVDVAQQISEVCQSCGVTISDVPAMVYGTDGKQSVADTSERLKVLKSICAFLNVESRPCAGELLGIAVQNALGIPSITKLIQDAGQLITHLSTDRICQRQLRDALKNKKSSLTLTICDNSSGWQVISDMFCQLAELQDVIGQVLGVDLEVNLTESQWKVLHEIIHALQGVKAAVAVMGDDKNKSGSCWLPVMHGVLQHIDVPNAEDISEDGQVFRNILSAELKARCELNEILPSSLMMQAAAIDPRFHHLRFLSDEDRVPVIEGLKEKLAENHREDQHENANDEKDSPFFALLGEDEFNKKIIKPEDEIDLFRLERPVSRETDALNWWRLNEKRFPGLSKLAKGILCVPIAATPLCMSAETMRSLENRKRLDHMHVDAQLFVHKNTELFD